The Cannabis sativa cultivar Pink pepper isolate KNU-18-1 chromosome 8, ASM2916894v1, whole genome shotgun sequence genomic interval CTCCAGTTATTGGTTTCGCCAAAATTGAAGGCGTTGCGAGATGTCTTTTTATGCTCTGAAGGGCCTCTTCGCACTCTTTTGTCTACtcaaactttttgttgcctCGCAATATGTTGAAGAACGGCACACACTTATCAGTTGACTTCGAAATGAATCTGTTAAGTGTCGTCGTTCTTCCTGTCAGGGCCTATACTTCCTTAGGCTTTGTCGGGGATGGCATGTCTATTAATGCCTTGATTTTTTTAGGATTTGCCTCAATACCCCTCGCGTTAACTATGAATCCCAAAAACTTTCCCAAGGAGACTCCAAAGGaacatttttttgggtttaacttcatgttatacttttttactattttaaagcATTATGCGAGGTCTGACGTATGATCCTTATTCTTTATCAATTTTACCAACATATCATCgacgtaaacctccatgttttGCCCTATTTGGCTTGCAAACATTTTGTTTACTAGTCGCTGATACGTTACCCGAACGTTCTTTAGTCCGAATGGCATGTCTTTATAACAATAGAGTCCCATGTTGGTTacaaaacttgtatgttcttgatctGGGATGTACATTTTTATCAAGTTATATCCAGAATATGCATCCATAAACGAATAAGCTCATGCCCAGAAGTTGCATCCACTAACTGGTCGATTCAAGGAAGTGGAAGGCACGCCTTATTCAGAACGGAGaagtcaatacaagttctccaagttccGTTAGGTTTCGGGACGAGAACAGGATTGGCTATCCATGAGGGATAAAACACCTCGCATATAAAATTGCTGACTAACAGCTTGTCAACTTCCTGTTTTAGTGCCCCTTGCCTCTCAAAATCCTGGGGCCTCCTTTTTTGTCTCTTCACCGGATAGTTTGGATCAACATTTGAGTGATGGAAGATAATCTTAGGGTCAATACCTATCATATCCCCACGACTCCAGGCAAATTGATTCTAGTTCACCTTCAAAAAGCTTATTAATTGCTATTTGAGCTGCTCgtccaggttcttcccaatGTGCACACATTTTGTGGGATTTCGTGGGTCGATAATAACCTCTTCCAATTTTTGAATTAGTTTTAGCAGGTTTCTTTCATCCCTAACTCGGGGATCAagatcttcttctttcttctcgtTTTCTCCTACCAAGATCGTCATTAACTGATGACCACCCTTTCTATGCTGCAACTCTATGTGATAGCAATCGCGAGCCAGCATCTGGTCACCATGCACCACTCCCACGCCATCTGGTGTTTTGAATTTTAATGATAGGTGCTTGATCAAACTGACTGCCCCGAGTCCGGTGAGTGGTGGACGACCTAACAATATGTTGTAAGCCGAGGGCAGGTCGACCCAACAATATGTTGTAAGCCGAGGGCAGGTCAACAACCAAGAAGTCTTGCATAATAGTAGTAGTTAAAGGTGCCTCACCTAAAGTTAATGCCAGCTTGATTATGCCAAGGCTAG includes:
- the LOC133030547 gene encoding uncharacterized protein LOC133030547, producing MGLKKAKLRSCMVNLCGFTGDSIASLGIIKLALTLGEAPLTTTIMQDFLVVDLPSAYNILLGRPALGLQHIVRSSTTHRTRGNGVGVVHGDQMLARDCYHIELQHRKGGHQLMTILVGENEKKEEDLDPRVRDERNLLKLIQKLEENQFAWSRGDMIGIDPKIIFHHSNVDPNYPVKRQKRRPQDFERQGALKQEVDKLLVSNFICEVFYPSWIANPVLVPKPNGTWRTCIDFSVLNKACLPLP